GGCAATACTGCGAGTACCTAAGTGCCGAGGATATCTGGAATATATACGATAATCTCACGAAAGGCCAGAAAATTACTTCGGATGTCATCAAAGCTCGTGAGACGGAGCGGAATTACAGCGGCGCTCCTAAGGTGTTCAGGCCAAGATCCTATCTATGGCTTTATTTTCTTGTCATAATATCGCTTGGTGCGGCTGCATGGATCACATGGCAGTACAGGGGCGACCTCAGCAGAGTTGCTACCAGCCCTAATGACGGAGGGACTGCGCCGATAACCGCCGCTAAGGAAGCATCTGTTTCTGGTGTTGCCCAGGTTCCGGCTGCTTCCAGTGATGCAGCCCCAGTTGCCGCTAAGTCGGCTGATACCGCGGCATCTGTCGACCTCTCATGGATGGATGGCGGGACTGTAACTGACAAGACAGCCATGAAGAATATAGATCCGGCGCAGCAGAAGCCGACGGCTGCCGGCTCCAAAATGCTCAGGATCATCCCTTCGGGAATTGTCTGGGTCAAAGTAAGCCAGGGGACTACGGTTTTTTTTGAGGGTCTCCTCAAGCAGGGAGAGGTCAAAGAGTATGATGTCGGAGATAACACTCCTATACGAGTGAGATTTGGCAATCCCGGAAAGACTGCCGTCCAGTGGCAGGGGAAAGAAACGGCGCCGGTGGCAGGCGGCAGTAAACCTGTGACAAAGTATTACTGGCCTGATGGCCGCGTAACGGATAAGCTATAAGATGTAAAATCCGAAGAATATATCGGAACGCCCCGATCATTTCGGGGCATTTTTTGTGCTGCCCTGAAATTGCGGTTCTTTGGGTATCAGCTGAAAAATCACCGCGTACCATTACTCATTCGTAGAAGCCCGGGATCCTCAACTTACGAAATTCATGCGATCCGCACGCAAAATTTTGTACAAAAGGCAGCTGTTTTAAAATACAACTTGGTTGCATAAATATTAGCCATGTTTTATAATATGCCCATTTGCGACACAGTTGCATAAAAGGGAGAAGTGGTCAGATTATGAAAATGATGAAACGTATTGCATTTATCCTTGCTGCTATACTGTTCTGCACCCCAGTTGTTATTGCTCATCCGGTTGCCGGCTTTGCGGATACAGAACTCACTGTTTTTGCCGCGGCATCGATGACTGAGGCGATGAAACAGATCGCCGAGCAGTATAAAAAGGTGGCCCCCGATGTTAAGATCATCTACAATTTTGACTCAAGCGGAACGCTTAAGACGCAGATAGAACAGGGTGCGGACTGTGACATCTTCATCTCGGCAGGCCAGAAGCAGATGGATCAGATCGATATAAAGGCAGACCCGAAGGTCAATACGCAGAAGCTTGACTTTGTCATGGACGGAACGCGTTTCAACATTGTCTCCAACAAAGTCGTCATGGTTGTCCCAAAGGGGCACAACTTAAAGGGCATCAATGATTTCAAGGATGTTATGACGGACAAGGTGCGCCTTATCGCACTCGGCAATTCAGACGTTCCTGCCGGACAGTATGCGGCAGAGGTATATACGAACCTTGGTCTGTGGGACAAACTCAAGGAAATGAACAAAATAAGCTATGCCGGCAATGTCAAGGAAGTCCTTTCACAGGTAGCGGCAGGAGCGGTTGACTGCGGTATAGTCTACAGTACTGATGCCGCAACTTCGAATGGTGTCGATATAGCGGCCGAAGCACCGAAAGGCAGCTATAAGCCGATAACATATCCCGCAGCGATACTCAAGGGGACAAAGAATGAAAAAGCGGCCAAGGCATTTATAGAATACTTAAAGGGTGATGCCAGTGTCAAAATTTTTAAGAGCATTGGTTTTGCGATCCCTGCAAAATAAAATTTTCCGTTCATCACGCAGGGAAGCCGGACGCAGAGCACTTGGCTTTCCTGCGTGGTCCCTCTTCCTATCTGGCATGTGAAATAATGGGAGGTCTCCTGCTCGATCTGACTGGCAAGGGAATGATGGATATGGACTGGTTCCCGCTTTATAACTCTCTGCGCGTTGCCGCTATCTCGACGTTTATTACGTTCTTTATGGGAATATGCGCAGCTTACTACATTGCAAAGACGCCCCGTCTCATTAAGGGTGTGCTTGACTGTATACTGACGCTTCCTATGGTACTGCCTCCCACCGTGGTCGGTTTCTTTCTGCTCAAGACCATCGGCCCGCTTGGACCTATAGGCTCACGGATACTTGAGATGTATGGCTTTAAAATGACAATGACGTGGTACTCTGCTATATTCGCTACCACTATTGTCGCATTCCCGCTCATGTACCGCACTGTCCGCGGTGCGTTCGAGTCGTTTGATGAAACCCTTCTCTATTCCGGGCAGACACTGGGCCTCTCCAATACTTTCCTTTTCTGGCGCGTAATCATGCCCAACTGCAAACAGGGGATCCTTGCAGGTACAGTCCTGGCTTTTGCGCGAGCTCTCGGGGAGTATGGGGCAACGAGCATGGTAACAGGTTATATACCCGGCAGAACGGCAACTATATCCACGACAGTCTATCAGCTCTGGCGCGAGGGCAATGACGCGCTTGCTTACAAGTGGGTCGCCATAAACCTCGTGATATCCTTCATAGTGCTTATAGCGGTAAACATGCTTGAGAGCCGTTACCGCCAGCCGAAGGGCACAGTAAAAGACGTCCTCACGGAAGAGATATAGGAGTCACAAGATATGTCGATATATGTAAAGATAAAAAAATCATTCGGAGATTTTGCGCTCGACGTGGAATTTGAGGCAGAAAATGATGTCCTTGCTCTGTTTGGCGCCTCCGGCTGCGGCAAGAGTATGACGCTTAAATGCATATCCGGCGTCGTGCGCCCTGATGAGGGTAGGATCATTGTAGACGGAGCCATTCTCTTCGATTCCAAAAAGAAAATAAACATACCTCCGCAGGACCGGCATGTCGGCTTGCTTTTCCAGAACTATGCGCTCTTTCCGAACATGACAGTCGAACAGAATATCATGTCGGTACTTGCGCGCGGGAAAAAATGCAGGAACAAAGGCGAACGTCTGCGCTCACTTATGGAGAGTTTCTACATAAACGGACTGGAACACCACTATCCTGTGCAGTTATCCGGCGGTCAGCAGCAGCGCGTCGCACTGGCGCGTATCTTAGCAAGCGATCCGTCGATAATAATGCTTGACGAACCTCTCTCGGCACTTGACAGTTACCTGCGCTGGCAGCTTGAACAAGAGCTTGTGCAGTTGCTCGAAAGCTTCAGAGGCACAACGCTTTATGTCTCGCATAACCGCGACGAAGTCTACCGCATTTGCGGGAAGGTCTGTGTCATGAACATGGGACATTCGGAGCGCGTATGCCCGGTAAGGGATCTCTTCGAGGCCCCGCAGACACTCGCAGCAGCGATCCTCTCCGGCTGTAAGAACTATTCGAGGATAGAGCGTCTTAATGAAAACAGAGTTCGCGCCATTGACTGGAATGTTGAACTGAAATGTGACAGAGTCGCGGATGATATCCGTTACATCGGTGTGCGTTCCCATTTTATCGTTCCTTGTGACGGTCGGGATGAAAATGTCATCCGTTGCCGGGTACTGCGTGTGACGCAGGATGTCTTTTCATCAATATTCATTCTTCAGCCGGAGAATACAAATCCTTCCTGCAATTTCTCCCACATCCGCATAGAAACGCCAAAACGGCAGTCAGAGAATATCTGTGCCGGGGATAATATATTTGTAAAGATTCCGCCTCAAGACATATTATTATTGAAGAGGTCTTTCTGAGCAGCTGACCGTACTGCTATATACAGTCTGTTTTGGCTTACACACCTTGGAGCGGTCTTCCGTCAATCCGCTATAGCCTCTTCTTGGCGTTCCTTTATATACTTCATACGCACCTGCAGGATCCTGTGTTTATGTACCTCAAGGACCTGTATGTCCCATGAGCCATAAGAAATGACCTGACCCTGCTTAGGGAAGTTGCCTGACAGCTCAAGGACCATTCCGGCCAGAGTGTCAACATCCTCGAAAGTCGTGTCGAAGGGATATTCCAGCGCTTCGGACAGCTCTTCTATATTTACTTGCCCCTGTACAATGTATGTGTTTTCCGATTCCTTCATTATCTCCGGAGTTTCCGTGTCGTATTCGTCCTGTATATCCCCTACTATCTCTTCGATCAGGTCCTCGAGGGTAATAAGTCCGGCTGTTCCGCCGTACTCGTCCACTACGATGGCGAGATGTGTCTTGTATTTCTTCATTGTGTCCAGGGCTTCGTCAGTTTTCATCGTTTCCGGGACAAATAGCGGGCTGCGCATCAGTTTGAGTATTGAGATTTTTTGCTCGCCGCTCAAAAGCGGCCCCAGAAGGTCTTTTGCGTAAAGTATGCCTATGATATTGTCAAGGTCTTCTTTGTAAACCGGTATGCGTGAATGGCCGCTTTTGAGAAATATCCTGACAGCTTCCTCCGCAGTGCCGTTTTCCTCGATCGCAGATATATCTATGCGGGGCTCCATGACCTCGCATACCCGCTTCTCCTCAAATGCTATTACGCTGTGTATCATCCTGCGTTCATCTTCTTCAAGTGCCCCTGCCGCGCCGCTTTCCGCGACGATCTGTTCTATTTCTTCCCGTGAGATCAGAGAACTGTATGAGACAAGATCCATTCCGATAACCTTTCCGATGACGCGAAGGGTCACAAGCAGAATCCATGTTATAGGTGCGATTATGAAACTGAAAAACTGCAGAAATGGCAGACTGAAAAGAAGGACGCTCTCTTTTTTTGCTATTGCTACATTTTTTGGAAGGATTTCACAGAAAACAACGATAAGTATGCTCATGACCGCTACAGCCAGCATGGGACCCAGAGAGCCGAAGAGCTTTATAGCCACAGATGTTGCAACGGCACTTGCCGCAATATTTACAAGATTATTTCCTATAAGGGTCACATTGACCGCCCTGGCTGTGTTGTTCGCCAGCCACATGAAACCTTTCTTGCGATGTGGGTATTCATCAGATAATGCACGTAACTTTCCCTTGCCTGCCGCTGTTATCGACGTCTCAGTCGCGCTGAAATATATGGACAGGATCAGCAAAACAGCCAGCAGAACAATACTGCCGGTTATGTCGGAACTCACCAACAATCATCCTCCTTGGTTTTTGGGCGCTGCCACAAAAATATACATCCACCCAAGCAAGCGTAGCATAGCATAATTTGATGTATTATGCATATAACTGGTGATTGCCAAAGTATTTTTAACTACCGCAAAGATATGAAGTAACTAGTCTTTTTTCTCTATATCGGGGAATATCGCTATGACCCTGTC
This genomic window from Synergistaceae bacterium contains:
- a CDS encoding DUF4115 domain-containing protein, with the translated sequence MEPGNNAVDDKKTQFIDLGSKLKSLREAQGLAIEDISQKTKINKRYLTAIEEGRLEALPTGLYVRSFLRQYCEYLSAEDIWNIYDNLTKGQKITSDVIKARETERNYSGAPKVFRPRSYLWLYFLVIISLGAAAWITWQYRGDLSRVATSPNDGGTAPITAAKEASVSGVAQVPAASSDAAPVAAKSADTAASVDLSWMDGGTVTDKTAMKNIDPAQQKPTAAGSKMLRIIPSGIVWVKVSQGTTVFFEGLLKQGEVKEYDVGDNTPIRVRFGNPGKTAVQWQGKETAPVAGGSKPVTKYYWPDGRVTDKL
- the modB gene encoding molybdate ABC transporter permease subunit; its protein translation is MAFLRGPSSYLACEIMGGLLLDLTGKGMMDMDWFPLYNSLRVAAISTFITFFMGICAAYYIAKTPRLIKGVLDCILTLPMVLPPTVVGFFLLKTIGPLGPIGSRILEMYGFKMTMTWYSAIFATTIVAFPLMYRTVRGAFESFDETLLYSGQTLGLSNTFLFWRVIMPNCKQGILAGTVLAFARALGEYGATSMVTGYIPGRTATISTTVYQLWREGNDALAYKWVAINLVISFIVLIAVNMLESRYRQPKGTVKDVLTEEI
- a CDS encoding ATP-binding cassette domain-containing protein, whose translation is MSIYVKIKKSFGDFALDVEFEAENDVLALFGASGCGKSMTLKCISGVVRPDEGRIIVDGAILFDSKKKINIPPQDRHVGLLFQNYALFPNMTVEQNIMSVLARGKKCRNKGERLRSLMESFYINGLEHHYPVQLSGGQQQRVALARILASDPSIIMLDEPLSALDSYLRWQLEQELVQLLESFRGTTLYVSHNRDEVYRICGKVCVMNMGHSERVCPVRDLFEAPQTLAAAILSGCKNYSRIERLNENRVRAIDWNVELKCDRVADDIRYIGVRSHFIVPCDGRDENVIRCRVLRVTQDVFSSIFILQPENTNPSCNFSHIRIETPKRQSENICAGDNIFVKIPPQDILLLKRSF
- the modA gene encoding molybdate ABC transporter substrate-binding protein, whose translation is MKMMKRIAFILAAILFCTPVVIAHPVAGFADTELTVFAAASMTEAMKQIAEQYKKVAPDVKIIYNFDSSGTLKTQIEQGADCDIFISAGQKQMDQIDIKADPKVNTQKLDFVMDGTRFNIVSNKVVMVVPKGHNLKGINDFKDVMTDKVRLIALGNSDVPAGQYAAEVYTNLGLWDKLKEMNKISYAGNVKEVLSQVAAGAVDCGIVYSTDAATSNGVDIAAEAPKGSYKPITYPAAILKGTKNEKAAKAFIEYLKGDASVKIFKSIGFAIPAK
- a CDS encoding hemolysin family protein — its product is MSSDITGSIVLLAVLLILSIYFSATETSITAAGKGKLRALSDEYPHRKKGFMWLANNTARAVNVTLIGNNLVNIAASAVATSVAIKLFGSLGPMLAVAVMSILIVVFCEILPKNVAIAKKESVLLFSLPFLQFFSFIIAPITWILLVTLRVIGKVIGMDLVSYSSLISREEIEQIVAESGAAGALEEDERRMIHSVIAFEEKRVCEVMEPRIDISAIEENGTAEEAVRIFLKSGHSRIPVYKEDLDNIIGILYAKDLLGPLLSGEQKISILKLMRSPLFVPETMKTDEALDTMKKYKTHLAIVVDEYGGTAGLITLEDLIEEIVGDIQDEYDTETPEIMKESENTYIVQGQVNIEELSEALEYPFDTTFEDVDTLAGMVLELSGNFPKQGQVISYGSWDIQVLEVHKHRILQVRMKYIKERQEEAIAD